One window from the genome of Candidatus Didemnitutus sp. encodes:
- a CDS encoding SRPBCC family protein has product MCAQLLREQFIPAEPERVWEFFATPRNLDALTPPDLRIRIVSAVPEKMHPGLLIEYRISPLPGVWLRWLTEIRHIRAGGYFVDEQRVGPYRLWYHEHYFEVAPGGVRMTDRVTYEVGWGPLGWLAERLWVRGELERIFDFRARKVVEIFGPARS; this is encoded by the coding sequence ATGTGCGCCCAACTGTTGCGTGAACAATTCATCCCGGCCGAGCCGGAGCGCGTGTGGGAGTTTTTCGCGACGCCGCGCAATCTCGACGCGCTGACGCCGCCGGATTTGCGCATCCGCATCGTGAGTGCCGTGCCGGAGAAGATGCATCCTGGTCTGTTGATTGAGTATCGCATCTCGCCGCTGCCCGGCGTGTGGCTGCGGTGGTTGACCGAAATCCGGCACATCCGTGCCGGCGGCTACTTCGTCGACGAGCAGCGCGTCGGGCCGTATCGGCTTTGGTATCACGAACACTATTTCGAGGTGGCGCCGGGCGGTGTGCGCATGACGGATCGCGTGACGTATGAGGTCGGTTGGGGTCCGCTCGGCTGGCTGGCCGAGCGGTTGTGGGTGCGCGGAGAACTGGAGCGCATCTTCGATTTCCGCGCGCGGAAGGTGGTGGAGATTTTCGGTCCGGCGCGCAGCTGA
- a CDS encoding sel1 repeat family protein: MRAILSFSLSLCFALSALGAKPPQASNADGFTPPQLVSKGPKWKTVEQLRQFAAQGDPQACFELGDRLLNGDGMTADPAAARSWLDQAARGGVTEAMFRLGKMNFDGVGGPKSIDLALDYYAQAAVHGVPEAQHNIGAILVSGRGVKRDYPEGLAWLIVAERSGAASNAVARTREHLAKRPADIAAAEKRAAEIIAALADPAQRASAAPRFSTAGARPTTPPPIAEPKVDAPGRVKVDLGPGFTPPKPEVTLPKS, encoded by the coding sequence ATGCGCGCCATCCTGAGTTTCTCCCTTTCGCTGTGTTTCGCGCTCTCTGCGCTCGGCGCGAAGCCGCCGCAAGCGTCCAACGCGGACGGCTTCACGCCACCGCAGTTGGTTTCGAAAGGCCCGAAATGGAAAACGGTCGAGCAACTCCGGCAGTTCGCCGCGCAAGGCGATCCGCAGGCGTGTTTCGAGCTGGGCGACCGTCTTCTCAACGGCGACGGCATGACAGCCGATCCGGCCGCGGCGCGCAGCTGGCTCGACCAGGCAGCGCGCGGCGGCGTGACCGAAGCGATGTTTCGCCTCGGCAAGATGAACTTCGACGGCGTGGGCGGACCGAAGAGCATCGACCTCGCGCTCGATTACTACGCGCAGGCCGCGGTGCACGGCGTGCCCGAAGCGCAGCACAATATCGGGGCGATCCTCGTGAGTGGTCGCGGCGTGAAGCGCGATTATCCCGAGGGGCTCGCCTGGCTCATCGTCGCGGAGCGGAGTGGCGCGGCTTCGAATGCGGTCGCGCGCACACGCGAGCACCTCGCGAAACGGCCGGCCGACATCGCCGCGGCAGAAAAGCGCGCCGCCGAAATCATCGCCGCGCTCGCCGATCCGGCGCAGCGGGCGAGCGCCGCGCCGCGTTTCAGCACGGCGGGGGCGCGGCCGACGACTCCGCCGCCGATCGCCGAGCCGAAGGTGGACGCGCCCGGCAGAGTGAAGGTCGATCTCGGTCCCGGCTTCACCCCGCCGAAGCCGGAGGTGACTTTGCCGAAGAGTTGA
- the recA gene encoding recombinase RecA: MSKADKSPKAETKSAPSAALVARDKNLDLAVSSITKQFGEGSIMRLGDNAKMKVETLSTGSLAIDLMLGVGGLPKGRIIEIYGPESSGKTTFCLSVIAEAQRRGGLAAFIDVEHALDPKYAKVVGVSLDDLLVSQPDSGEDALNIMETLIRSNSIDVIILDSVAALTTKAELDGQMGDATVGAQARLMSQAMRRLTAVVSKTNCVCIFTNQIREKIGVMFGNPETTSGGRALKFFASVRLDIRRKDQLKTPDGKVIGNRTKIKVVKNKVAPPFTECEFDIMYDEGISATGSLLDLGIEHKVLEKKGAWIAFNGELVGQGREAAKEALKQNPALAEKVKATILEKAQIKPGDPVAGASEE, encoded by the coding sequence ATGTCCAAAGCCGATAAGTCCCCCAAAGCCGAAACGAAATCCGCCCCGTCCGCCGCCCTCGTCGCGCGCGACAAGAATCTCGACCTCGCCGTCTCGTCCATCACGAAGCAATTCGGCGAAGGCTCCATCATGCGCCTCGGCGACAACGCCAAGATGAAGGTCGAGACGCTTTCGACCGGCTCGCTCGCCATCGACCTCATGCTCGGCGTCGGCGGCCTGCCGAAAGGGCGCATCATCGAGATCTACGGCCCGGAATCCTCCGGCAAAACCACCTTCTGTTTGAGCGTGATCGCCGAAGCCCAGCGCCGCGGCGGGCTGGCGGCCTTCATCGACGTCGAGCACGCGCTCGATCCGAAATACGCCAAGGTCGTCGGCGTGAGCCTCGACGACTTGCTCGTCTCGCAACCGGACTCCGGTGAAGACGCGCTGAACATCATGGAGACGCTCATCCGCTCGAACTCCATCGATGTGATCATCCTCGACTCCGTCGCCGCGCTCACGACCAAGGCCGAGCTCGACGGCCAGATGGGCGACGCCACCGTCGGCGCGCAGGCTCGCCTCATGTCGCAGGCGATGCGCCGTCTCACAGCGGTCGTCTCGAAGACGAACTGCGTGTGCATCTTCACGAATCAAATCCGCGAAAAGATCGGCGTGATGTTCGGCAACCCCGAGACGACCTCCGGCGGTCGCGCGCTGAAGTTCTTCGCCTCCGTGCGCCTCGACATCCGCCGCAAGGACCAGCTCAAGACGCCCGACGGCAAAGTCATCGGCAACCGCACGAAGATCAAGGTCGTGAAGAACAAGGTCGCCCCGCCGTTCACCGAGTGCGAGTTCGACATCATGTATGACGAGGGCATCTCCGCCACCGGCTCGCTCCTCGATCTCGGCATCGAGCACAAGGTGCTCGAGAAGAAGGGTGCGTGGATCGCCTTCAACGGCGAACTCGTCGGCCAGGGCCGCGAAGCCGCCAAGGAAGCGCTGAAACAAAATCCTGCGCTCGCCGAAAAGGTGAAGGCGACGATTCTCGAGAAGGCTCAGATCAAGCCCGGCGATCCGGTCGCCGGAGCCTCCGAGGAATAA